The window taaataaaatgaaCTTCCTCATTTCAAAACTCTGATGTATCCTGTTATAAAAACACAATAAACAGGATATTATTATCTTTCTaaatagcagcagcagcagcagcagcagcagcagcagcagtaccTGAGACCAGCCTCACACTAATATGAGAACTTTCAAATCCCCCTAAACGCACTGACTATATTCGAACCCACCCAAAGAGAGGCTGCAGGCCGCCTTAATAATGATCTCTTTTATCGCTGAATAAAACTCTGAAAATGATACCTAACAAAGTCAACCCTTACTCCTTATTAGTGGGCATCGTTTTTGgagcctctctctctcctacTATCTCCCCAGGACTCAATCTGGCCGCTTAAAACAGTTTGGGTAAAGTGATCAAAAAAACATTGTTTGTAGTGACACACATATTTACCTGCGGCGGATATAAATACAAACAATTTCTACACTGAAAACATCTGACGAAAAGATGCTGCACGAATAAATGTGAATTTGTTATTGAATTGATGAAGAAACAGGAAATTCCATTGTTGCCCTACCCCTTAAAATAACTCACAATTATACTAAACTCACCCCCTAAATTACAGCAGATATTCCTCTATTCTCGGGATTAGAGTCGCTTAAATCCACCAGTATCCGATACAGTTAAACCAGTTTTATAGAAAGCGCTTCACACACAAAAACTCTGATCTATTTTTGACATTCCTGAGGGAGCGACGATTAATTCATACTCCTCGTAGTCTCATcgatcgatgacgtcatcttCCTAGAACTAGTTACATCTGTTCCGGATTCGATCTGTACATACTGTTGGTCGTGTATATCCTGTAGAGACCTCGCATCAGTAAAATATCAaacacaaaatcatttttatgtttctgataaatgatatatattttatttcaaatttcttcgaaaaaacacttttttgttggtagaaaaaaaactggTTTTCACAAAATCTTCAACATATTCAATATAATAAACAGCCAGCAACATACAATTGACTTCTCTCACTGTTACCTATTTCACAATCATATTACAAACTTTTAGCAGGTTTCATCATTAAGATGATTTTGGAATGAGTTCTTTAAAGTTTACATAGTATCATAATGAGATTACAAAATAGAACAGTCTTCGATCCAAGCTCAATATCTAGATTATTTATTTCCTATAGGGTATGATTCTGATCACAGCTGATATGCGACTGcctggcagccatctttactCAGAAGAATGGTTTATTCGATATGAACCTGTCAATCATGTCGAAGCTTCGTTCCGGTTGGTCGAACGGAAGAATGTGTCCGCCCCCTCGAACCATTACCTACAAAcaacaaacagaaaatcataaatcatcatgcattaaaaatatagggggatttatggaggttgacatcttttctagaagtgtctatagatcaaatcgctagtagacaatttgatgatgtcatagggtgaatGTCATGGAGTCAGTGATCTATAAACCTAGGTGGCGCTGGAACAGATTAACGAAACGAACCTGATAAAGATTATCAACGACTCTAACGAATCCAGCAACCTCTCGGTCGTTAGGATGAATTCTCCAGATGTGGCGTTCTGTTTTCAGATAACGTGTTTGACCGCGCCAGTTTAACATACGTAGAAACTGTTCAGTCAAAGGGAACGCGATAATTACATCCAGCTGACCGCTGTAAATCAGAGtctgaaaatcagaaaatcattccattatttttcaatttatgaaCATGAAAAAACACTCGGGTCTTTGAAATAAAGCAGGTATCAAATCTGTAGCCTGGACCCTGCAGCCCcataggggtcattcatttattacgtacgcattaggggagggggagggggtcagtgcaattgcgtactgtaatgcttaatgtatatgaaaaaatggccgattttgcgtacagagggggaggggagttgaaaaattcaaattttatgcgtacgtaataaatgaatgatcccttagcCTGGACTCTGACCCTACAGCCCCTTAGACATTCAAAAGCCTGTCACTGTGCAATCTGTGATCGTCCACatttcacctgagacattttgaattgaaaatgaactacaaacaccagatataaGATATATGTATTTCAGGGGTTACCTTGTAATTATTATTGAGTATCTGTACGACCCACGGTTTTACAGATTGTAACACATCAACCATTAAATGAGTTTCAACAGTTTTACCATCGTTATAATTCAATCGACCGACGTGAATCGCTTTACGAACAGACGACAACGCCACGTATTTATtgtaatattcaaatgaatccGGCTCCTGAAACAATACAAACACAATTCATCAGAAAAAATGGCCACTATGataaatcaccctatgacatcatcaaattgtctactagtgatttgatttatagacacttctagaaaagatgtctgcctccataaactccccctatgatatcatcaaattcgCTGCTAATGACTAGATGTATGAAGGATTAGGAGTAAGATATTGAATCAGTGCAATGAATAAAGAGTGCCTGTCACCCGATGAACCGTGTTTAACCGTGGTACGGTACCTTCGTTAGGAGAtagttgaaatagaaatcacttCCTGTGAAATTAGTGAATAAACTCGGTTTCGTAAAATCCCCGTTCAACATTTTATCAAACATCTGAATATAACAAAACAAAGCGTGTCAGTTAGTGCGAGCAGACGGACGGACATACCTGAGTTAATAGATAATTGTAATAAAAGGTGGAGCCGGTAGCTGCTTCGTACTGGTCTAACGCAGAACCCCACCGCTGAAAATGTTCATACGAGTATTTAAAAACACTGGCTGTATTTAtagatccccctatgacatcatcgcttAAACTGAGCCACAGTAACTTACTGATACTCAGTAAGTTCGATGAcatcatagggggattcatgACTAAATCGCAAAAAtagatccccctatgacatcatcgctcAAACTACCGAGGCAACTGAGCTTACTCAGtaatcgatgatgtcatagggggattcatgTCTAAATCGCATAGCAACAACCTCGTTAACTAATCCaatttgtgaaaataattGTTGAACCCTTTTAACCCTTTCTCTCCTATTACAATCCACACGTCTCTTATCAATTCATGAAACTTGTAATTTTTGATGATACCTTGAACGCTTTTATCCATTGTTTCTGTTTGATGAGCTGTAGAGTGGTTTTACTGATGTTATAAATCACTCTCGCTTGATTTAAATCAACCAGACCGGTGTTATACATGAAATCAGCGTAACCTAAAATCATCTACGCATAAAATAGAGAATATATCATTATAGAGGGCAGCACAACAGAAGGGCTGATTCTATagaccaggggccagttgcacagtcatgacttaagtccaaaagtggtcttaaatcttaagactggtcttaagttgttagaataGCTATGGAACTacgttggtcttagactggtcttaagtctaagccatgactgtgcaaccggcccctgatccTGAACCTAGTTCTACACTTCAGGATCTGTGAAACCGAGTCCTGGATCTATAAACACGATGAGGTGAGGGATGATTTCAAGGAaacataaatttcaaaaagattgCTTACATTTTCAGGGTCAATGAGTCCATCACCGATAGCCATTCCTTTCAGATTAATGAATGTTTTTGGTTTCGCTTGGTTTTCAACGTGTATTTTATAAGTAATCGCCGGCACGTATTTACCTGCATACGACTACAAATACAATACAGAAATTAACAATCAATACACGGAGAGATGAGAGAGCGAGACAAAACCCAgaatatcaattcaaacaacTGCCATTGTTACTTCCTTACGATTTGGGTGGAATTCTCTTCCACCCATGTTCACAGTTGTTTCGGGTGGAATCTCCATCTTCAGagttaatttgaaaaataaagtaatTAGATCTCTATGGTACTAACCTCACCGCTAGCGTagaattcattgtttttatacTCGTGAAAAACGGTAAAAAACTGCGTCAAACAACTGAAAATTAAACAACAAACTTCAGAGGCAGCCGGAGAGTAGAGTCGATTCCGATTTAATTACAATCATTACCTGTAGAGGTCTCTGGCTACTTCGTCTTCATTAGTCACGTAACCAGCCTCACTTTCAGTAAAACTAAAACCAGTTCCGACCTAGAAACAGAAATATTAGTAAATAAACATGTCCGCCTTTataaatcaccctatgacatcacaaaCTTACCGGGTTGTCGATGTATAACATGTTGTATTTTGAAGCCCATGTTATATTACGACTCTCAACTagaaatagataaacaaacaGCATGAATTCAGACTGACTGTCTCTTAGAGTTGATCTCAAGGGTTCAGGTTGTGtctggggggggggagggggagtgTGTTTTAAAACTTACGTAGTTTCTGCTTGTTTACCAGTAACGGACCATTTTCAACAAATAAACCGAACAGTGAGGAACCACCGGGTCCTCCTTGTAACCATAGAACAACAGGAGCATTAGCAGCATTATACTGGAAATAAAACAATCAAATACAGGACAAACAGATCTGGAGTTAGTCTCAAATACAGGACTCACAGATCTCAGTTTGTCTCAAATACAGGACACACAGATCTGGAGTTTGTCTCAAATACAGGACACACAGATCTCAGTTTGTCTCAAATACAGGACACACAGATCTGGAGTTTGTCTCAAATACAGGGCACACAGATCAGGAGTTTATCTCATCTCAACTGAAATGTGAGGCCACTGAGATTAATGAGGTCCCGTAAAATCCACAAATGAGGCATACTGCTACTAACTGTGTCGACATTTTGTCGGTTTAAAgtaaaaattacaaaatttacaagtaaaaatttctgtttttcttatttcacaATTTGAGTTAAGCCGTGTTTTCCTGTTACCTGAGCCGGGAAGAACCAGAAGAACATGTTACTATTCATCTTTTTATTGACGGTGAAAAATCCTGAGTAACTTTTCACGGGTCGGCCGATTATCTTCAGCGGACCGACGAGACTTAACTGACGAGCTGAAACCAATCGGAcaacaataaaaaataaaccGGGTTTAGATTCAACGATCCTCGCATTCAGAAATACCAACCTTTATCTGTTTCACCCCTTTCTATAAACGGGGTTAAAAATAAGGGTTTCCCGGGATCGACCCCGTTATCAATCATCTCATGAACCGCGTCGAAAGCTTTCAAACGTAACGGGCTTCGAAATGCCTCTCCTGCACCAGCTGGTAccactactgctgctgctgctgctgcagttAACACTAATACCACATACTTCATCATGctacaaatacaaattaaacaCCTCAAAACAACAGTCTGAATATCACAAATATCACAGGTTTATAACAGGTCCTTCAAGAGGTTCGAACTTTTGCCTGGTGTCCAAGGCAGACGCTTAGCCGCTGAGCTAAAGAACTGCTGTCAGTCAGTGTTACCAGAATTGGGTTGGTTGGTGGGGAGAGTATCACTCAGGTAGACAAAGGGTGATGCCTGCCGTGGTCGAGTCAGGTGGTTGGGGAAACAACAAAACAACACAACAGGACGAAAACGA is drawn from Tubulanus polymorphus chromosome 10, tnTubPoly1.2, whole genome shotgun sequence and contains these coding sequences:
- the LOC141911709 gene encoding putative serine carboxypeptidase CPVL isoform X1 is translated as MMKYVVLVLTAAAAAAVVVPAGAGEAFRSPLRLKAFDAVHEMIDNGVDPGKPLFLTPFIERGETDKARQLSLVGPLKIIGRPVKSYSGFFTVNKKMNSNMFFWFFPAQYNAANAPVVLWLQGGPGGSSLFGLFVENGPLLVNKQKLLESRNITWASKYNMLYIDNPVGTGFSFTESEAGYVTNEDEVARDLYSCLTQFFTVFHEYKNNEFYASGESYAGKYVPAITYKIHVENQAKPKTFINLKGMAIGDGLIDPENMILGYADFMYNTGLVDLNQARVIYNISKTTLQLIKQKQWIKAFKMFDKMLNGDFTKPSLFTNFTGSDFYFNYLLTKEPDSFEYYNKYVALSSVRKAIHVGRLNYNDGKTVETHLMVDVLQSVKPWVVQILNNNYKTLIYSGQLDVIIAFPLTEQFLRMLNWRGQTRYLKTERHIWRIHPNDREVAGFVRVVDNLYQVMVRGGGHILPFDQPERSFDMIDRFISNKPFF
- the LOC141911709 gene encoding putative serine carboxypeptidase CPVL isoform X2, coding for MMKYVVLVLTAAAAAAVVVPAGAGEAFRSPLRLKAFDAVHEMIDNGVDPGKPLFLTPFIERGETDKARQLSLVGPLKIIGRPVKSYSGFFTVNKKMNSNMFFWFFPAQYNAANAPVVLWLQGGPGGSSLFGLFVENGPLLVNKQKLLESRNITWASKYNMLYIDNPVGTGFSFTESEAGYVTNEDEVARDLYSCLTQFFTVFHEYKNNEFYASGESYAGKYVPAITYKIHVENQAKPKTFINLKGMAIGDGLIDPENMILGYADFMYNTGLVDLNQARVIYNISKTTLQLIKQKQWIKAFKRWGSALDQYEAATGSTFYYNYLLTQEPDSFEYYNKYVALSSVRKAIHVGRLNYNDGKTVETHLMVDVLQSVKPWVVQILNNNYKTLIYSGQLDVIIAFPLTEQFLRMLNWRGQTRYLKTERHIWRIHPNDREVAGFVRVVDNLYQVMVRGGGHILPFDQPERSFDMIDRFISNKPFF